Below is a genomic region from Diabrotica undecimpunctata isolate CICGRU chromosome 7, icDiaUnde3, whole genome shotgun sequence.
aattgacggtcgtagtttttacaatatatatatatatatatatatatatatatatatatatatatatatatatatatatatatatatatatatatattaaatggccaaatatatggcctaggaggacaaattcgttaaacttcccgtgctcgaattggtatcaataaagtgttatgatcatttcagCCTCAAACTCGAAAGGTCCAACGAATGTCttccaaaacttcactacaacagtagtgaAATAACAtctaaattggtgcagcatacattgtaaatcgtcttcactttgatagagtagtattgcgtcatctgcatagcagaatattttaagttgtttttttcccatttggtctcctcttttagtttttactttttttattatttcattttaatgataagaaactaaaagaaagcaTGGAAACATTTATATCACAACAACTGCAGGCGCAAATAAAACCAAAAGGGGGGGACCAAAAGATATTTTGGAGTGGGATTCATGGTGTCAAGGAAAGTAAATAAAGCAATATCAAAGAGAATATGTTTCTTGAGAGTAAGAGAAAAGTATAAGAAGATAAGTATCATTAATGAAAATGCGCCCACTGAAGATAAAGACTTAGAAACTAAAACAGAGTTCTACGACAAGCTAAGCACCCTAATAGGGAATATACGATATGAAGATCATCATCGGTGAGATTAATGCGAAAGTCGGAAAAGGGGAAATTTATAGAAGAATAACAGGGGGACGAAGTttacataaggaatcaaatgaaaatgggaaaaagttaatagaatttAGGTTTAATCACAAACACATTCATAAGGTAACATAGACTTCTCCCGAtggaaaaatagaaaatgagatagaTTGTGTCCTAATTTAAACAAACGTGATAAGGCAATAATCGATTGCAGGAGTTACAGAGGGGCAAATACTAACAGTGACCATAcattaataatagcaaaaataaaacaaaaactaccAATAATACCAAAACCTGTTAGAGATAGATTATATTACCAATTAGAGCGCCTTAAAGAGAAGTAGGTTTTAAATggactagaggaagaaataaataaaaaactagagaatccaGTCAAACAGGACATAGATAAAGAGTGGCAGACCAACAGACAGCCATACCCAAAGCAGTGGAAAAGCGTAAAAGTgaagagagcatataaaaagacgccaagactggttcgatgaagaatgtagaaatattttggcaagaagaaacagggcaaaactacaaagagataaagaaaatacccaaaatgcgatTGAAAACTATGTGGTAAGAAGAAGGGAAGTGAAAAGAATTAGCAGAAAAAAGAAAGGAGAACACctagaaaagcaattgaaaaacatagaGAAAGCCTAAACAGAAGTGACAAACAAGAAGAAACGAAAAGGTAcggaatttctaccaagaagttaagaaatccagagaaactacaaagaataatccacagtattgcagaaacaaagaaggcttacttctaggtaaaacaaagtaaaattaaACAGATGCGCGGAATATTttgaagatctattaaatacagaccaacaagagaaccttgagggaaatgagaattggcaagaagatgaagaagggacgtgtgaggaaccaactctgaatgaagtcaaagaaataataagagacctaaaaaataacaaaagtgcaggagaaagtggtatTCCAGCTGAGATGtttaaggaaggtggcgaaagattgaaggaaaggatatttcacttgacactaataatttggcaaaaggaaAAAATGCCGAAACAATGAAATAGTGCTCTgatttgtcctatctataaaaaaggagacaaacaaACTGACAGAGTGctaaaactatagaggaatagcACTATTGGAAGTAGTCTAtgaaatacttgcaaaaattattaggataagaataataaaatatgataacaaagtgaTTGGAAAATACTAGGGAGGTTTTAGATCACGAAGAAAAGCTAGcgatcaaataagtatgttaaaattaatataaaataatagttATGAACAAAACTTAGTattacatatgctatttatcgattttaaacaagtaTATGACTCCCTAAATCGAACGATACTATATGACGCCATGAAAAcgttagaaataccagaaaagcttataaggctagcGAGAGTGACGCTTAGGAATACGATGAATAGGGTAACAATGGAAGAAAGCTTTTTAATAGAGTTCACAGTGAATAtaggtttaaaacaaggggatcAGCTATCAAagaatttattcaacctagtatgAGAATAAATCGTAAGAAGATCCAATATAAACACAAAGATACTAGCGGTGATACtagcaagaacaaaaaaaaacatttagaaaaatttttctagaaatttaaaaaagaagtgaaaagatacgaattaataataaaccaaacaaaaacacaatatatggaaataagaggagacataacaaataataacaaatatatcaaaataaaaggagcagagactgtctgtcgttttgaaaaagtgtcagaatttgaatacttaggagtaaccataacgaacaccggaaaagaagaaaaagagatagacaaaatattaataaagagaagcagagcgatagggtcactaaattcattactgaaagcaaaaaatgtgtcaagaacaCCTAAACGGTAAATCTACGAGACAATAATCAGACACACAGTGATGTATGCCAGCGAAACGTGGATTATGAATCACCACGAAGAAAAGAGAGTAGATATCTGGGAAAGAAAGGTACTCAGAAAAATCGTCGAAGGAATAAAGACGACAAAGAATATTTGAAGAACactaacaaataaagaaataatgaggatgtatggaaaaccagcaattacagcaaaaatacgagcccaaagagctagatcgcttggtcacattatacgaatgtcagaaaattgaaatgttaaaacaatactaaaGGAGGGagaaatatagaaaaaaagaagaggacgtccgaagaagaaatggttggaagcagtaaagcaagactagtcagaaataggcgtgagaaattggagagaTAAAGCAAGGAAttatgattaaaatgtaattaggtgtTCTTGTATTGTATTACATCCATTAATATGGATATTGAATAATATGGATAATAGGATAATATAAAATTtcgaataattaaattatttttcttgttttaggCAGAAGAACGTAATCCTGTAAATGTCAAGCTTACAAAATTGTTAGATGTTAAAGTGGAGAGTAAGGCTGATTCGTGGAAAAATGACTTCAGCCGCTTCTTTCAACCACAAAGTGATGAAATTTCATTAGGTAATATACATTTTGTAATTATCTATACACAAGCTTTCGAATTATAGTATTTTTGTTGAGTTAGATTAAAGTGCCTAGATGTTTATTTGCAGTGGGAGAATTAAAATTGCGATACATGTGTCTTACatacaaacataaaaatatttatttcactaTATTGCACTAAACATTTTTTCATCATGGCTATTTTGATCTTAGATGCCGTTCTAAAAAGTTCGACAAATGAGAGTCTTATTATTCACTCAAGTTGCCCATTAATTCTTCTCTATCCTACACTTCTCCTTCCCTGGACTTTTCCTTGCATATCTAACTGAAGCACGtaatataatatatgtaatataataatgtagtacaaaatattcaataaatctttATTATGAATTGTCGGCCGGATTCATTACTGAAACATTGTAAATTAAGCAAATGTTGGAACATGCAAGTCAAAGTTCGAAGATATTTTGTACCACActcatttaaaacaattttctctaattttaaatgttaattaaacGATTCAGAaagtatttttaacatttaacCATTCTACGTActttgtagcgaaacgtcgaaaaaggttttttatttttcaataatcaaAAAACCTGTacccaagaaaaaataaaaacattctacaTATCTTATAATATAAAGTGCCAAATATTTATGATTTAGATAGAAACTTTGCTTCGCACGTGACGTCATACAGTGCGAGAGAGATAGCTAGCGTGCGCAATAGCATACCGGTTTTTGTTAcgcaagatttaaaaaaaaatcattttttttttaatttagattgcaaaattattatgagaaatctatatattataaatattttaaattcggTTCCGTATACCTGTTTTgcattacattaaaaaaattattgtaatcgGTTAGCAAcctgttgatttttattttcatacatatactataTATAACTCTTAGAATAATGTACAGTATGTTTTAATTTATCTTGTTAATACTGTTAAAATGCCAGGCagacaaaaaattttttaaaattattttgatcaaATACTAAAAATTTTAGGAAGAAAAGACGAATATGTTCAGCTTCCTTTAAAACTTTCTCTTGGAGTTGAACAAAGTGGCGTTAATGAGGATTCCtctcaaaatttttttaatatttttaaaaaatgtaaatcttTGGTGGGACGAAGTAAAGCTCCACTTTGTCATCTTAATCCACTTCCAGAATATTCAGATAAATACAACGCTTATCCGGGCAGTTGTAGGGAAATTTTAGAAAACGGTAAGGTTTTATTTGGTTTACTAAAgactaattaaattttaaaatatgtaatagaTAAATAGCctaaaatgttatttaatttattctatAAAAATCAATTAGGCTTGAACAGGCCTAACCTAGTCTTAAGAATTTAATGTTTAATTATCTCTTGGAGATAGTTGTAATAAGAACCTACTTTATAATTTACTTATtaacatataatatattttaacttttaGTTAGTAACAAAACAGGAATATACACAATTAAGCCTAGAACAAGCAAGAAACCATTTTCTGTTCTTTGCGATATGGAAACCAAAGGTGGTGGTTGGACTTATATTCAAAAAAGATTTGATGGATCTCAAGAATTTTATCTGACTTACAAAGATTATAAATTTGGCTTTGGTGATCTTAATGGAGAATTTTGGATTGGGCTCGAAAATATTCATCACATGACTGGTAAGTTTAGTTGCATTCTGAGTATATACCTAGTTATGCCATTTACCCTTTTAGGTTCTGAAATCAATGAGTTATTGATTGAGCTCACTGACAGAGATAAGAAGACAGCTTATGCACAATATAAAACCTTTGGTATAGGACCCGAAAAAGATGGATACATATTAAATGTCCTAACAGGATATTCAGGAGATGCTGGAGATGCTCTATCACCTCATCTAAACTCAAAATTTTCAACATTTGATGTAGATCAAGATGAAAATCCAGGCAATTGTGCTGTTATTCAtggtatttttatttactttggaTATTTTAAATTAGtcaatcttttatttttcagGAACCATTTGTTGTCACAACCAGTCGTACTATAGTGAATTGGCTGATTATACATCTGCTACTAGTGTTATCTTTTGGATTCTGGTTTAATTATTAACGACTACTTACGTAGCCGAGATCACCGGCTTTACGTGCCTTCCGAAGCACGGTGACGGATCAGTTATTAGATAGATTGAAAAAGTTTTAATGTCTGCCTAGATCCAACCTGGGTAGCCGATTTAGTAAACCAGTAGGAAAGAGATGTGTCAATCAGTCCAAAAAAACTCAAACCAACACAACTTTTTATTGActctttaaaaaattataatttttagacACGAAATAGCTATGCTAATAagatatatttaaacaaaacataaaaatgaaataacattTACGTATTTAGACAGTTAGAATGTAACAATGGTCTCACAGAGGATGACAATTGTTACAGTCTTCTTTAAGAGCCATCTCCGCGGCGAAGGTCGGCCGTCATCATTgttattcgaacttttgagacggctgatCTGTAAAGGTCATTTAATGAAGATGAACATCTGTACCACTGTTTCGGGTTGCGCTGGCATGACATTCTACGACACCCTATACTTCTCTTTCCTtagatctttccctgcataatcagttggagcaagaagtatttctctccacgtgtaatatgtccgagacaTTCCAATTTTCTTGCagtaattgtatttaaaatttttatttatcaattcatccttctcagaacttCTTTATTTATGACGTTTTCTATTCACGAtcttttcagaattcttctatacacccagaGCTCGattgattccagttttttcattgatgttcCATTTAAGATCCAAGTTTCCATTCCCTAAAACAGTGAAAAAATGATTTaatgaataaaatgaaattttgatCTCCAGAATGTAATCATCTGTGGAGTTAATCATTATTCtgagatatgcatatttgtccact
It encodes:
- the LOC140446805 gene encoding microfibril-associated glycoprotein 4-like, whose protein sequence is MISLTLFVLVSVIFTENKILGTAEERNPVNVKLTKLLDVKVESKADSWKNDFSRFFQPQSDEISLGRKDEYVQLPLKLSLGVEQSGVNEDSSQNFFNIFKKCKSLVGRSKAPLCHLNPLPEYSDKYNAYPGSCREILENVSNKTGIYTIKPRTSKKPFSVLCDMETKGGGWTYIQKRFDGSQEFYLTYKDYKFGFGDLNGEFWIGLENIHHMTGSEINELLIELTDRDKKTAYAQYKTFGIGPEKDGYILNVLTGYSGDAGDALSPHLNSKFSTFDVDQDENPGNCAVIHEGAWWYKSCHTSNLNGKHINVNLPATYNYHGLNWNGFRGHPYILAGSKMMIRAVEA